A window of Aerococcus urinae contains these coding sequences:
- a CDS encoding LacI family DNA-binding transcriptional regulator: MTTLKDIAKATGYSVSTISRVLREDPTLSVKSSTRQEINAVAQAMNYAIRGLSSYAYDILVIHKDDHFRDHIDNAYYFNMRFGIESIIHEYGYSCYFVPISRLKRFKRTFDGILLLGNFTQAEQEAIVTSYKDYPIVTVCLMNFFPDHMDQVAYDIEKTMELLLDQVADEGYHSLVYVSGEEIDQAHLTSSKEQILRAILPKYPTIDCQGIISIKQSSYSGTQAAKKFFSQSESLPDVIICSNDPIAFGFLGVMQDLKINVPLLSINGDSYGEVTTPQLTSVDVKTEEIGQVAVERLLERLKDPQAPCQKILIQPQMLLRQSHLNRPS; the protein is encoded by the coding sequence ATGACAACTTTAAAGGATATTGCTAAGGCAACCGGTTATTCTGTATCAACCATTTCTAGAGTATTGAGAGAAGATCCTACCCTATCCGTTAAAAGCTCTACCCGTCAAGAGATTAATGCTGTGGCTCAAGCCATGAACTATGCTATACGTGGTCTTAGTAGCTATGCCTATGATATTCTCGTTATCCATAAAGATGACCATTTCCGCGACCATATTGATAACGCCTATTATTTTAATATGCGTTTTGGGATTGAATCCATCATCCATGAATATGGTTACAGCTGTTATTTTGTCCCCATTAGTCGCTTAAAGAGATTCAAACGGACATTTGACGGCATCCTATTATTGGGCAATTTTACTCAAGCAGAGCAAGAAGCGATTGTCACTTCTTACAAAGACTATCCGATCGTCACCGTTTGCTTAATGAATTTTTTCCCTGACCACATGGACCAGGTAGCCTATGATATTGAAAAAACCATGGAACTTTTGTTAGATCAGGTCGCTGATGAAGGGTATCATTCCTTGGTTTATGTATCTGGTGAAGAAATTGACCAGGCCCATTTGACCAGCAGTAAGGAACAAATTTTACGGGCGATCTTGCCAAAGTACCCAACCATTGACTGCCAAGGAATTATTTCTATCAAACAAAGTTCCTATTCTGGGACTCAAGCAGCCAAGAAATTCTTTAGTCAAAGCGAGTCTTTACCGGATGTGATCATCTGTTCCAATGATCCCATCGCTTTTGGCTTTTTAGGGGTCATGCAAGATTTAAAAATTAATGTACCGCTCTTATCCATCAATGGCGATTCCTATGGGGAAGTGACCACTCCACAACTGACTAGTGTAGATGTGAAAACCGAAGAAATCGGTCAGGTCGCAGTAGAAAGATTATTAGAGCGTTTGAAAGACCCCCAAGCGCCCTGTCAAAAAATCTTAATCCAACCGCAAATGCTCTTGCGGCAAAGTCATCTAAATAGACCAAGCTAG
- a CDS encoding aldo/keto reductase, with product MKTYKLSNSVEIPAIGFGTWKLEGDMAVNAVSYALEVGYRHIDTAQYYGNEHEVGQAIKKSPVPRKDIFLTTKVWNDKVGYEDTLASFEESLEKLGTDYVDLLLIHWPNPKPYREDPGYKARNAEVWRALEAIYEKGQAKAIGVSNFLPYHLDALLESAKVVPLVNQIKLTPGLTQDDIVNYCKKHNILLEGYSPLGSGEIFDNEAVQAIADRLGYSVAQIALAWSLKHGFVPLPRSKTPENIKANLEVFDIQLTDRDMELLDTIADIEAPDPDSKPF from the coding sequence ATGAAAACTTATAAGTTATCTAACAGTGTTGAAATTCCTGCTATCGGTTTTGGGACCTGGAAATTAGAAGGCGACATGGCGGTCAATGCGGTCTCCTACGCCTTGGAAGTGGGTTACCGCCATATTGATACTGCCCAATACTACGGCAACGAACACGAAGTGGGACAAGCCATCAAGAAGAGTCCTGTACCCCGGAAAGACATCTTCCTAACCACAAAAGTTTGGAACGACAAGGTGGGCTATGAAGATACCCTAGCTTCCTTTGAAGAATCCTTAGAAAAACTGGGCACTGACTATGTTGACCTTCTCCTCATCCACTGGCCTAACCCCAAACCTTACCGTGAAGATCCCGGCTATAAAGCACGGAATGCGGAAGTCTGGCGGGCTTTGGAAGCCATCTATGAAAAAGGCCAAGCCAAGGCCATTGGGGTCTCTAACTTCCTCCCCTACCACCTGGATGCCCTCTTAGAATCCGCTAAAGTGGTTCCTTTGGTTAACCAAATCAAGTTAACCCCAGGACTTACCCAGGATGATATCGTCAACTATTGCAAGAAACATAATATTCTCTTAGAAGGTTATAGTCCGCTTGGGTCAGGCGAAATCTTCGACAATGAAGCAGTCCAAGCCATTGCCGACCGCTTAGGCTATTCGGTAGCACAAATTGCCCTGGCCTGGTCCTTAAAACATGGCTTTGTCCCACTTCCTCGGTCAAAAACCCCAGAAAATATCAAAGCCAATTTAGAGGTCTTTGATATCCAACTGACCGACCGCGATATGGAATTACTGGATACGATCGCTGACATCGAAGCTCCTGATCCTGATAGTAAACCCTTCTAG
- a CDS encoding S-ribosylhomocysteine lyase has protein sequence MAKVESFDLDHNKVKPPYVRVAGREEGEHGDQITKFDIRLVQPNEQAIPTAALHTIEHMSAAYIRDYLEGVIDLSPMGCRTGFYLIMWGQAEPEEVAVAYTKVLRDIVKSDWSDVQGTEAVSCGNYRDHSLFGAQEWAKKILDQGFSKDPFDRQVVEVPED, from the coding sequence ATGGCAAAAGTTGAAAGTTTTGATTTAGACCACAATAAAGTCAAGCCCCCTTATGTACGGGTGGCTGGTCGTGAAGAGGGGGAACATGGTGACCAAATCACTAAGTTCGATATTCGTTTAGTCCAACCCAATGAACAAGCGATTCCTACTGCAGCCCTCCACACCATTGAGCATATGTCAGCGGCTTATATCCGTGATTATCTGGAAGGGGTCATTGACCTCTCACCCATGGGTTGCCGGACGGGCTTCTACTTAATCATGTGGGGCCAAGCGGAACCTGAAGAAGTTGCGGTGGCTTATACGAAAGTTTTGCGTGATATTGTTAAGAGTGACTGGTCGGATGTCCAAGGAACCGAAGCGGTTTCCTGTGGGAACTACCGTGACCATTCCCTCTTTGGTGCTCAAGAGTGGGCTAAGAAGATCCTTGACCAAGGCTTCTCCAAAGATCCCTTTGACCGCCAAGTGGTTGAAGTTCCTGAAGACTAG